One Natronomonas moolapensis 8.8.11 genomic region harbors:
- a CDS encoding ArsR/SmtB family transcription factor — protein MSSTERLQRYVADECGSCTDEDLAGRLAELQELNESVGGSDLETDIELLSALGNETRYKIVRMLHAADDDELCVCELSPLLDVSDSAISHALSQLTDAGLVTRRKEGKWRMYRATPRANAVLVALDGSRSL, from the coding sequence ATGTCATCGACCGAGCGTTTACAGCGATACGTCGCCGACGAGTGCGGCTCCTGTACAGACGAAGACCTCGCCGGCCGGTTAGCGGAACTACAAGAACTGAACGAGAGCGTCGGCGGATCCGACCTAGAGACCGATATCGAGCTGCTGTCGGCGCTTGGCAACGAGACGCGATACAAGATCGTCCGGATGCTTCACGCGGCTGACGACGACGAGCTGTGCGTCTGCGAACTCTCGCCGCTGCTGGACGTGAGCGACAGCGCGATCAGCCATGCCCTCTCGCAGCTCACTGATGCTGGTCTCGTCACGCGCCGGAAAGAAGGAAAGTGGCGGATGTATCGCGCTACACCGCGTGCGAACGCGGTCCTTGTCGCGCTCGACGGGTCGCGGTCGTTGTAA
- a CDS encoding hydantoinase/oxoprolinase family protein — MTDATDTETDEPIRVGVDVGGTFTDVALSVDDRLVTAKVPTTDEQSVGALKGIEKACKRAEIDPSDLDEFAHAMTVSVNALLERDGATTALVTTAGFRDVLEIGRQDRPNLYDLTAEKPDPLVPRRRRFELDERASADGVERPVDPGAVAELADTLSERDVDAVAVCLLHAYADPENERVAAETLRSELDVPVSASHEVLAEFREYERTATTTADAYVRPAIERYVGRLVEAADSKSIPTPWIMRANGGIADPDAVRERAVTTTLSGPAAGVVGAAATVDDAGVEGLVTFDMGGTSSDVSLVRDGDAERTTDAEIAGVPIRTPMVDVDTVGAGGGSIAWVDSGGALRVGPRSAGADPGPACYGRGGTEATVTDANVVLGYIGPETALGGEMTLDVGAAEDALADLAAAAGLEDAIEAARGVYRVANATMTRTIRSVTVERGHDPRAFALVAFGGAGPMHAASLASALGIDRVVVPRPSGVLSAFGLLAADESHDAVRTVGADLVGAEPDRLDAVYEDLVSEVLSDASDPAAATVERAADCRYAGQSFELTVPVEEAFDATALRRRFEAAHERAYGYAMDEGIEVVNLRATATVEGTEPVVRHDGDGGTSLGSRVAHFPETGARETAVYDRDRLAPGTTIAGPAILEQAESTTVLPPAWNGDTLEDGTLVMTRQGERNGGGGRRADGTAAGIEGDLDR; from the coding sequence ATGACCGACGCAACCGACACCGAAACTGACGAACCGATCCGGGTCGGCGTCGACGTCGGCGGCACGTTCACCGACGTGGCGCTGTCGGTCGACGACCGCCTCGTGACGGCGAAGGTCCCGACGACCGACGAACAAAGCGTCGGCGCCCTGAAAGGGATCGAGAAGGCCTGCAAGCGCGCCGAGATCGATCCGAGCGATCTCGACGAGTTCGCCCACGCGATGACCGTCTCGGTTAACGCCCTGCTCGAACGCGACGGGGCGACGACCGCGCTCGTGACGACGGCGGGCTTTCGGGACGTCCTGGAAATCGGTCGCCAGGACCGCCCCAACCTCTATGACCTGACGGCGGAAAAACCCGATCCGCTCGTCCCGCGGCGGCGGCGCTTCGAACTCGACGAGCGGGCGAGCGCCGACGGCGTCGAACGCCCCGTCGACCCCGGGGCAGTCGCCGAGTTGGCCGACACGCTCTCCGAGCGGGACGTCGACGCCGTCGCCGTCTGTCTGCTCCACGCCTACGCCGACCCCGAAAACGAACGCGTCGCCGCCGAGACGCTGCGGTCGGAACTCGACGTTCCAGTGTCGGCCTCCCACGAGGTGCTCGCGGAGTTCCGCGAGTACGAGCGCACCGCCACGACGACCGCCGACGCCTACGTCCGCCCCGCCATCGAGCGTTACGTCGGACGGCTGGTCGAGGCGGCCGACTCGAAGTCGATTCCGACGCCATGGATCATGCGGGCCAACGGCGGCATCGCAGATCCCGACGCCGTCCGCGAACGCGCCGTGACGACGACGCTGTCCGGCCCGGCCGCAGGCGTCGTCGGCGCCGCGGCGACCGTCGACGACGCCGGCGTCGAGGGCCTCGTCACCTTCGATATGGGCGGGACCTCGAGCGACGTCAGCCTCGTCCGCGACGGGGACGCCGAACGGACGACCGACGCCGAGATCGCGGGCGTCCCGATCCGCACGCCGATGGTCGACGTCGACACCGTCGGCGCGGGCGGCGGCTCGATAGCCTGGGTGGATTCAGGGGGCGCGTTGCGCGTCGGCCCCCGGTCCGCCGGGGCCGACCCCGGTCCCGCCTGCTACGGCCGCGGGGGAACCGAGGCGACGGTGACGGACGCGAACGTCGTGTTGGGATACATCGGCCCGGAGACGGCCCTAGGCGGGGAGATGACCCTCGACGTCGGGGCCGCCGAGGACGCCCTCGCCGATCTGGCAGCGGCGGCGGGCCTCGAGGACGCCATAGAGGCCGCACGCGGGGTCTACCGCGTCGCGAACGCGACGATGACCCGGACGATCCGCTCTGTGACCGTCGAGCGCGGCCACGACCCCCGGGCGTTCGCCCTCGTCGCCTTCGGTGGCGCGGGGCCGATGCACGCCGCGTCGCTCGCGTCGGCGCTCGGGATCGACCGCGTCGTCGTCCCCCGCCCCAGCGGCGTTCTCTCGGCGTTCGGCCTGCTCGCGGCCGATGAGAGCCACGACGCCGTCAGGACTGTCGGCGCCGACCTCGTCGGGGCGGAGCCGGACCGACTCGACGCCGTCTACGAGGACCTCGTTTCCGAGGTGCTCTCGGACGCGTCGGATCCGGCGGCGGCGACGGTCGAGCGTGCCGCCGACTGCCGGTACGCTGGCCAGAGCTTCGAGTTGACCGTCCCCGTCGAGGAGGCCTTCGACGCCACGGCGCTCCGCCGGCGCTTCGAGGCGGCCCACGAGCGCGCCTACGGATACGCGATGGACGAGGGGATCGAGGTGGTCAACCTCCGGGCGACCGCGACCGTCGAGGGGACCGAGCCAGTCGTACGCCACGACGGCGACGGCGGGACCTCCCTCGGAAGTCGGGTCGCCCACTTCCCCGAAACCGGCGCCCGCGAGACGGCCGTCTACGACCGGGATCGGCTCGCCCCCGGGACGACGATCGCCGGCCCGGCAATCCTCGAGCAGGCCGAGAGCACGACCGTCCTCCCGCCGGCGTGGAACGGCGACACCCTCGAAGACGGGACGCTCGTGATGACCCGGCAGGGGGAACGCAACGGGGGGGGCGGGCGGAGAGCCGACGGGACCGCCGCGGGAATCGAGGGGGACCTCGACCGATGA
- a CDS encoding helix-turn-helix domain-containing protein codes for MSRMTWYGGQETSRSGREATIARVIETVDIVTPETKSELATVMGISEQYLSELLRELKADDIVKKGYVVDEDALYENIETVSSLAADADDDADGFGSGRRRELLDMLAGLDEVSRSQYERARAAFEGERLDDGMEGAAQLESLTNERHAAIFGELKSYMLATEWPGNRVASDLATMATNLEIVGDRACFIADTVANLEAGATGIVAERVLDIFVAGERINDLMGEILFSAEIERFDDLRTEEENLHRDIDELFELVTAYDPEMYGYLVGVTRALERAIFYWAHTAELAVRLHTSRQPEHISL; via the coding sequence ATGTCCCGGATGACATGGTACGGCGGACAAGAAACGTCTCGATCCGGTCGGGAAGCGACAATCGCACGGGTCATCGAGACGGTTGATATCGTCACACCCGAGACCAAATCCGAACTCGCGACGGTGATGGGGATCTCCGAACAGTATCTCTCGGAACTGCTTCGGGAGCTCAAAGCGGATGACATCGTCAAGAAGGGTTATGTCGTAGACGAGGACGCACTCTATGAGAACATCGAGACGGTTTCGTCGTTGGCGGCCGATGCCGACGACGACGCCGATGGCTTCGGGTCAGGGCGGCGACGGGAGCTGTTGGATATGCTTGCGGGGCTCGACGAGGTGAGTCGGAGCCAGTACGAACGAGCCCGCGCTGCCTTCGAGGGCGAGCGTTTGGACGACGGGATGGAGGGGGCGGCACAGCTCGAGTCGCTGACGAACGAGCGTCACGCTGCGATTTTCGGCGAACTCAAATCTTACATGTTGGCAACGGAGTGGCCGGGCAACCGGGTGGCGTCGGATCTGGCGACGATGGCGACGAACCTCGAAATAGTGGGGGACCGGGCCTGTTTCATCGCAGATACCGTGGCAAACTTGGAGGCGGGCGCGACTGGAATCGTCGCCGAGCGTGTCCTCGACATCTTCGTGGCTGGCGAGCGGATCAACGATCTGATGGGCGAGATCCTCTTTTCGGCCGAGATCGAACGCTTCGACGATCTCCGGACCGAAGAGGAAAACCTCCACCGCGACATCGACGAACTCTTCGAACTCGTGACGGCCTACGACCCAGAGATGTACGGCTACCTCGTGGGCGTCACACGGGCGCTCGAGCGAGCGATTTTCTACTGGGCCCACACCGCAGAACTGGCCGTTAGGCTCCATACGAGCCGACAACCTGAACACATCTCTCTGTAA
- a CDS encoding ArsR/SmtB family transcription factor gives MSQEPNTAAQAGSESASGTLRQIDQGVCCDGPFPAARRADDAVIDAELSAFEAFANEKRLAVVHALREGELCACELETVLDGPQSAVASHLRKLRDAGVVATRKEGTWTYYRIADTASLQLLDLAAALGEDR, from the coding sequence ATGTCGCAGGAACCGAACACGGCGGCTCAAGCGGGCTCTGAATCCGCGAGCGGGACGCTCCGACAGATTGACCAGGGCGTCTGCTGTGACGGACCCTTCCCGGCGGCTCGACGAGCAGATGACGCAGTCATCGACGCTGAGCTATCGGCGTTCGAAGCGTTCGCCAATGAGAAGCGGCTCGCGGTCGTCCATGCACTCCGAGAGGGCGAACTCTGCGCCTGCGAGTTGGAGACCGTACTCGACGGGCCCCAGTCGGCGGTCGCGTCGCACCTCAGGAAGCTCCGCGACGCCGGTGTTGTCGCCACGCGCAAGGAAGGGACGTGGACGTACTACCGGATCGCGGACACGGCGAGCCTCCAACTGCTGGACCTGGCCGCGGCGCTAGGTGAAGACCGATGA
- a CDS encoding MATE family efflux transporter, translated as MNGVSRIGVALEAAGVIEQRRLRAVTDLAWPRVITGFAIMSKQAVDLALVGIALGSAAVAGLAFAGAFWLLGKFLAIGLAGGTVALVSQQYGAGNDAQASLVVKQSVLLAAVVSVPTAAAFALAAEPLVALVGGDAGAAAVGDGALYLSIAALGLPFEFVNMIASRTYAAVGDTLTPMVIRSLGATINVVLSAALIFGAGLGVAGAAIGTVASLAAVTLAFLPGMVGRSYGGRGSLPVPVRADRPHLALGTLRELASVSGPLIGRRLAEGIVTFPLLTIAAGFGPVVVAAYAAARRIRALMDCISWGFSIAASTLVGQRLGADDEPEATAYGAAILRLSAATSLVTTVVVLAVARPIAGVFVEPAELDAATVFVRVAALSAVALAIKASATGVLRGAGDTRIPFYAALLALYVFALPAAALGRVTAIGVAGLYAALVFEAAIPALVTGWRFRSGRWRAVSRQYRPPATGD; from the coding sequence ATCAATGGCGTGTCCCGGATCGGTGTCGCCCTCGAAGCCGCCGGCGTGATCGAGCAGCGCCGGTTGCGGGCGGTGACCGATCTCGCCTGGCCCCGCGTAATCACCGGCTTTGCGATTATGTCGAAACAGGCCGTCGACTTAGCGCTCGTCGGGATCGCGCTCGGCTCCGCGGCCGTCGCGGGGTTGGCCTTCGCCGGCGCGTTCTGGCTGCTCGGGAAGTTTCTCGCCATCGGGCTGGCCGGCGGCACCGTCGCGTTGGTCTCCCAGCAGTACGGGGCCGGAAACGACGCGCAAGCCTCCCTCGTTGTCAAGCAAAGCGTCCTGCTCGCGGCTGTCGTCTCGGTCCCGACAGCGGCGGCGTTCGCGCTCGCCGCCGAACCGCTCGTTGCGCTCGTCGGCGGCGACGCCGGGGCGGCGGCCGTCGGCGACGGCGCGTTGTACCTCTCGATCGCGGCGCTGGGTCTCCCCTTCGAGTTCGTCAATATGATCGCCAGCCGGACCTACGCGGCGGTCGGCGACACGCTCACGCCGATGGTGATCCGCAGTCTCGGCGCGACGATCAACGTCGTCCTCTCGGCCGCGCTCATTTTCGGGGCCGGCCTCGGCGTCGCCGGGGCGGCGATCGGGACCGTCGCCTCCCTCGCCGCCGTCACGCTCGCGTTCCTTCCGGGCATGGTCGGTCGGTCCTACGGCGGCCGTGGCTCCCTCCCGGTGCCCGTCCGGGCCGACCGGCCCCACCTCGCCCTCGGAACGCTCCGCGAACTGGCGTCCGTGTCGGGACCGCTGATCGGTCGTCGGCTCGCGGAGGGGATCGTGACGTTCCCGCTTTTGACCATCGCCGCGGGGTTCGGGCCGGTCGTGGTCGCCGCCTACGCCGCGGCGCGGCGGATCCGGGCGCTCATGGACTGCATCTCGTGGGGGTTTTCGATCGCGGCGAGCACGCTCGTCGGGCAGCGACTCGGCGCCGACGACGAACCCGAGGCGACGGCCTACGGCGCCGCCATCCTCCGGCTCTCGGCGGCTACCAGCCTCGTGACGACGGTCGTCGTCCTCGCCGTCGCCCGCCCGATCGCCGGGGTGTTCGTCGAACCGGCCGAACTCGACGCCGCGACCGTGTTCGTCCGTGTCGCCGCCCTCAGCGCCGTCGCACTGGCGATCAAAGCCTCCGCGACCGGCGTGCTCCGCGGGGCGGGCGACACGCGGATCCCGTTCTACGCCGCCCTGCTCGCGCTGTATGTCTTCGCGCTCCCGGCAGCGGCACTCGGCCGAGTCACCGCCATCGGCGTCGCCGGGCTCTACGCCGCACTCGTGTTCGAGGCGGCCATCCCGGCGCTCGTGACGGGGTGGCGGTTCCGATCCGGCCGTTGGCGAGCGGTGAGCCGCCAGTACCGGCCGCCGGCCACCGGCGACTGA
- a CDS encoding hydantoinase B/oxoprolinase family protein, producing the protein MTPGAIDPVTLEVLRNQFESTADEMGQALIRGAYSPNIKERRDCSTALFDVEGRMIAQAEHIPVHLGAMPEAVDAVLACDPRPGDVFVLNDPFSGGTHLPDVTMVSTIAPEDEIVGYAVSRAHHADMGGMTPGSMPAGAREIYQEGLRLPPVRLVEGGSVREDVRSLVLANVRNPGERKADLRAQLAANERAEARVASLFDEHGRDTVIAGFDAVIGYSRERVVGEIEALPDGVYEATDRLEGDGVTDDDISIAVAVTIDGASIDVDFAGTDDQLEGNLNAPLSVAKSAVYFVVRCVTDPEIPPNHGCYDPVSVDAPEGSLLNPEPPAAVVGGNVETSQRVTDVVFAALSGAAPDRVPAQGQGTMNNLTVGARDGSFTYYETIAGGFGARAGRDGMDGVQVGMTNTLNTPVESLETEYPMRVERYALRPDSGGRGTARGGLGIERSVTVEADATVSLLTERRRHAPRGIAGGEDGALGENLIDGEVVPAKTTVDVEAGTTVTVRTPGGGGHGAPEERDSETLAADRADGKRTDGER; encoded by the coding sequence ATGACTCCGGGGGCTATCGACCCGGTCACCCTCGAGGTGCTGCGCAACCAGTTCGAGAGCACCGCCGACGAGATGGGACAGGCCCTGATCCGCGGGGCGTACTCGCCGAACATCAAGGAGCGACGGGACTGCTCGACGGCGCTGTTCGACGTCGAGGGACGGATGATCGCCCAGGCCGAGCACATCCCGGTCCACCTCGGGGCGATGCCGGAGGCCGTCGACGCCGTCCTCGCATGCGATCCCCGGCCCGGCGACGTCTTCGTGCTCAACGACCCCTTCAGCGGCGGGACCCACCTGCCCGACGTGACGATGGTCTCGACGATCGCCCCCGAGGACGAAATCGTCGGCTACGCGGTTTCGCGGGCCCACCACGCCGACATGGGCGGGATGACCCCCGGCAGCATGCCGGCCGGCGCTCGCGAGATCTACCAGGAGGGGCTCCGGCTGCCCCCGGTTCGGCTCGTCGAGGGCGGGTCGGTCCGCGAGGACGTCCGCTCGCTCGTCCTCGCGAACGTCCGGAACCCGGGCGAACGGAAGGCCGACCTGCGCGCCCAACTCGCGGCGAACGAGCGCGCGGAGGCCCGCGTCGCCTCGCTGTTCGACGAGCACGGCCGCGACACCGTCATCGCCGGCTTCGACGCAGTGATCGGGTACTCCCGCGAGCGCGTCGTCGGCGAGATCGAGGCCCTCCCGGACGGCGTCTACGAGGCGACCGACCGCCTCGAGGGCGACGGCGTCACCGACGATGACATCTCGATCGCTGTCGCGGTAACGATCGACGGTGCGTCGATCGACGTCGACTTCGCCGGCACGGACGACCAACTCGAGGGGAACCTCAACGCGCCGCTGTCGGTCGCCAAGAGCGCGGTCTACTTCGTTGTCCGATGTGTCACCGATCCGGAGATCCCGCCGAACCACGGCTGTTATGACCCCGTTTCCGTCGACGCCCCCGAGGGGTCGCTTCTGAACCCCGAGCCGCCGGCGGCGGTCGTCGGCGGCAACGTCGAGACCAGCCAGCGGGTCACGGACGTCGTCTTCGCGGCGCTTTCGGGGGCGGCTCCCGACCGCGTGCCCGCCCAGGGGCAGGGGACGATGAACAACCTGACCGTCGGCGCCCGTGACGGCTCCTTTACGTACTACGAGACGATCGCGGGAGGGTTCGGCGCCCGCGCCGGCCGCGACGGCATGGACGGCGTCCAGGTCGGAATGACGAACACGCTCAACACGCCCGTCGAGTCGCTGGAGACCGAGTACCCGATGCGGGTCGAGCGCTACGCGCTCCGTCCCGACAGCGGCGGGCGCGGGACCGCCCGCGGCGGGTTGGGTATCGAGCGATCCGTCACCGTCGAGGCCGACGCGACGGTTTCGCTTCTGACCGAGCGCCGCCGGCACGCGCCGAGGGGCATCGCGGGCGGGGAAGACGGCGCCCTCGGCGAGAACCTGATCGACGGCGAGGTCGTTCCCGCCAAGACCACCGTCGACGTCGAGGCGGGGACGACGGTCACGGTCCGAACGCCCGGCGGCGGCGGACACGGCGCC
- a CDS encoding alcohol dehydrogenase has protein sequence MRAAVVDEAGAEFEVVERAVPEPASGEVRVAVEACGICHSDVFVTEGGYPGVSYPRIPGHEVVGYVDSVGGSVENWSAGDYVGAGWHGGHCFTCEPCRRGEFLNCERAEITGLTFDGGYAEFTTVPAEALAAVPEDLAAADAAPLLCAGVTTYNALRNADLQPGDLVAVQGVGGLGHLGIQYARAAGYETVAVSRSPDKEPLASELGADHFVNAADEDPAERLQALGGADGVLATAPSSDAIASVVEGVGIGGSVIVVGVPGEDVPVNAQHLIGTAGSVEGWGSGDARDSQDTLEFSSLRGITPKIETYPLEEVETAYGRMMENEARFRAVLKP, from the coding sequence ATGCGCGCGGCGGTCGTCGACGAGGCGGGTGCGGAGTTCGAAGTCGTCGAGAGAGCGGTCCCCGAGCCGGCCTCGGGCGAGGTCCGCGTGGCAGTCGAGGCCTGCGGCATCTGCCACAGCGACGTCTTCGTCACGGAGGGCGGGTACCCGGGCGTCAGCTACCCCCGGATCCCCGGCCACGAAGTCGTCGGCTACGTCGACTCGGTCGGCGGGAGCGTCGAGAACTGGTCGGCGGGCGACTACGTCGGCGCGGGGTGGCACGGCGGCCACTGTTTCACCTGCGAGCCGTGCCGGCGCGGCGAGTTCCTCAACTGCGAACGCGCCGAGATCACGGGGCTCACGTTCGACGGGGGCTACGCCGAGTTCACGACGGTTCCCGCGGAGGCGCTCGCGGCGGTCCCCGAGGACCTGGCGGCGGCCGACGCGGCCCCGCTTCTGTGTGCCGGCGTCACGACGTACAACGCGCTCCGGAACGCCGACTTGCAGCCGGGCGATCTCGTCGCCGTCCAGGGCGTCGGCGGACTCGGCCACCTCGGCATCCAGTACGCCCGCGCCGCCGGGTACGAGACGGTCGCCGTCTCGCGAAGCCCGGACAAGGAGCCCCTCGCTTCGGAGCTGGGGGCCGACCACTTCGTGAACGCGGCCGACGAAGACCCCGCTGAGCGACTCCAGGCGCTCGGCGGCGCGGACGGCGTGCTCGCGACGGCGCCCTCGAGCGACGCGATCGCGTCGGTGGTCGAGGGCGTCGGCATCGGGGGCTCCGTGATCGTCGTCGGCGTCCCCGGCGAGGACGTCCCGGTGAACGCCCAACACCTCATCGGAACCGCCGGATCGGTCGAGGGCTGGGGCTCCGGCGACGCCCGGGACTCCCAGGACACCCTGGAGTTCAGCTCGCTCCGCGGGATCACACCGAAGATAGAGACGTATCCGCTCGAAGAAGTCGAGACCGCCTACGGACGGATGATGGAGAACGAGGCGCGGTTCCGGGCCGTTCTCAAGCCGTAG
- a CDS encoding permease, protein MIPPGTEAALLDSWDYFLHLAMVLTPLFIGASFLVGLAQEYLPPERVEEMLRARDHGSGNVLAAGLGAVTPFCSCSTVPVLAGLLGAGAPTGMAFSFLLASPIVNWIAVFLLFGLFGTGVTVAYVTTALFAAIVAGLVIGTFELDGYIKDVRITAGGREIATDGGATPSDASKAADAAGCSECGTTATNRTHKERVAAAGEGALSFFRDTLPYIAVGIAIGALIHGAVPAEFLQRIAGPGNPLATPIAALAGAPIYVSLSGMLPIAHSLTEAGIPIGTVIAFVIGGAGISIPNLILLNKLFERRLLAIYATTVVTIGITVGVLFNTVFAGLL, encoded by the coding sequence ATGATCCCGCCGGGGACCGAAGCGGCGCTGCTCGACTCGTGGGACTACTTCCTCCACCTCGCGATGGTCCTCACGCCGCTGTTCATCGGCGCGTCGTTCCTCGTCGGGCTCGCGCAGGAATATCTCCCGCCGGAGCGCGTCGAGGAGATGCTTCGCGCACGCGACCACGGCAGCGGGAACGTCCTCGCTGCGGGCCTTGGCGCGGTCACGCCGTTTTGCTCGTGTTCGACCGTTCCGGTCTTAGCGGGCCTGTTGGGAGCCGGCGCCCCCACGGGGATGGCGTTCTCGTTCCTGCTCGCCTCCCCTATCGTCAACTGGATCGCCGTGTTCTTGCTGTTCGGGCTGTTCGGGACCGGCGTGACCGTCGCGTACGTGACGACGGCACTGTTCGCGGCGATCGTCGCGGGCCTCGTCATCGGGACGTTCGAACTCGACGGGTACATCAAGGACGTCCGGATCACTGCGGGCGGTCGCGAGATCGCGACCGACGGCGGAGCGACTCCCTCGGACGCCTCGAAAGCGGCCGACGCCGCCGGGTGTAGCGAGTGCGGGACGACGGCCACGAACAGAACCCACAAGGAACGCGTGGCTGCCGCGGGGGAGGGGGCGCTCTCTTTTTTCCGCGACACACTCCCGTACATCGCGGTCGGGATCGCGATCGGCGCGCTGATCCACGGCGCCGTGCCGGCGGAGTTCCTCCAGCGGATCGCCGGGCCGGGGAACCCACTCGCGACACCGATCGCTGCGCTCGCCGGTGCGCCAATCTACGTGAGCCTCAGTGGAATGCTGCCGATCGCGCACTCGCTCACTGAGGCGGGGATCCCGATCGGGACGGTGATCGCGTTCGTCATCGGCGGCGCGGGGATCAGCATCCCGAACCTGATCCTCCTGAACAAGCTGTTCGAGCGTCGACTGCTCGCGATCTACGCAACGACGGTCGTAACGATCGGGATCACGGTCGGCGTGCTGTTCAACACCGTCTTCGCCGGCCTCCTCTGA
- a CDS encoding phosphate uptake regulator PhoU, protein MEIRKVQLSGGTTYTISLPKPWAQEHGINSESLVALHPNGDASLLVEAVEDGEQAKRTAVVDIGTADANALEQQVTALYVVGFDAIELRDRTGLTDNQRRTVEAAVSELSGFELIEATNTRIRVKSLIDAGNVDIRKSTLRLRLITLSMLEDALSAIADRDGELARDVVRRDTEADKLFAMVTRHFRRSLTNLHEVEKLAYSRNELFEYYYVCRQLERVADHAEKMATFASSEQGTIPDPLVEHLDRFGEAARGMLEDAADAVLLDADVEMAHEALARRDTLCRDIDDVDRELYDHGEPDAAYTTGLLLDSIERIANYGANVAEIGVQQALRENAPSS, encoded by the coding sequence ATGGAGATCCGCAAGGTACAGTTGTCCGGAGGGACCACCTACACCATTTCACTCCCCAAACCGTGGGCCCAGGAACACGGTATCAACTCGGAGTCGCTGGTCGCACTCCATCCCAACGGTGACGCATCGCTGTTAGTCGAGGCCGTCGAGGACGGAGAACAGGCCAAGCGAACCGCTGTCGTCGATATCGGGACTGCCGACGCGAACGCGCTCGAACAACAGGTCACCGCGCTCTACGTGGTCGGTTTCGACGCGATCGAACTGCGAGACCGGACGGGTCTCACCGACAACCAGCGGCGAACGGTCGAGGCCGCCGTCTCCGAACTGTCGGGGTTCGAACTGATAGAAGCCACGAACACGCGAATTCGCGTCAAGAGCCTCATCGACGCCGGGAACGTCGACATTCGCAAGAGTACGCTCCGCCTGCGACTGATTACGCTTTCGATGCTCGAGGACGCCCTCTCGGCCATCGCCGACCGCGATGGTGAGCTCGCTCGCGACGTCGTCAGGCGTGATACGGAAGCCGACAAACTGTTCGCGATGGTAACCCGTCACTTCCGTCGATCGCTCACCAACCTACACGAGGTGGAGAAACTCGCGTACTCGAGAAATGAACTCTTCGAATACTACTACGTCTGCCGGCAGCTCGAGCGCGTCGCGGACCACGCCGAGAAGATGGCGACGTTCGCCTCCTCCGAACAGGGGACGATTCCGGATCCGCTCGTCGAGCACCTCGATAGATTCGGCGAGGCCGCTCGCGGAATGCTCGAAGACGCCGCCGATGCAGTGCTCCTCGACGCCGACGTGGAGATGGCACACGAAGCGCTGGCCAGACGCGACACTCTCTGTCGTGATATCGACGATGTCGACCGCGAACTGTACGACCACGGTGAGCCCGACGCCGCCTACACCACTGGACTGCTGCTGGACAGCATCGAACGAATCGCTAACTACGGCGCAAACGTCGCGGAGATCGGCGTCCAACAGGCTCTCCGGGAGAACGCCCCGTCATCGTGA
- a CDS encoding DapH/DapD/GlmU-related protein, which yields MYDLADEDDGSVFEWRADQPVEVGHDSWIGYNATVLPDVTVGNGAVVAAGAVVTHDVEPYTVVAGVPAEPIDRRFSPEVAARLEATEWWHWDHETLDERLAEFRDLEAFLEAYAPATETVEG from the coding sequence ATGTACGATTTGGCCGACGAAGACGACGGGTCCGTTTTCGAGTGGCGTGCCGACCAGCCCGTCGAGGTCGGTCACGACAGTTGGATCGGCTACAACGCGACGGTCCTCCCGGACGTCACGGTCGGGAACGGAGCCGTCGTCGCGGCCGGCGCCGTCGTCACACACGATGTCGAGCCCTACACGGTCGTCGCGGGCGTCCCCGCCGAGCCGATCGACCGCCGGTTTTCCCCGGAGGTTGCGGCCCGCCTGGAAGCGACCGAGTGGTGGCACTGGGACCACGAGACGCTTGACGAGCGCCTCGCCGAATTCCGTGATCTCGAGGCGTTTCTGGAGGCGTACGCGCCGGCGACCGAAACCGTCGAGGGGTGA